The nucleotide sequence CGGTGAGCGCGGCCACCTCGGCGACCGACTGCTTGAGCGTCGCATCCGCCACGTCGTACTCGGACTTCGAGGTGGCGTTGCGGTCAAAGAGGTCCTTGGCGCGCTCGTAGTTGATGCGCGAGAGGTCGGCGCGGGCCTGGGCGGCCGCGAGCTGGGCGGCCTCGACGGTGGTGTCCAGCTCGATGAGAATATCCCCGGCCTTCACGGCGGTGCCACTGTCCGCCAGGATGCGGATGATGGTGCCATCGGCATCGGCCGCGAGGGTCACCCCCTGGACCGGGGCCAGCGTACCGATGGAGTTGAGGCTGGCATGCCAGTGGGCGGTCTGGGCCGGAATGGTGGCCACGGCGCTGGGCGGCGGGGTGTGGGAAATGGCGGACATATCCGCGATTTGCTTGGCTTTGACGGCCCCGAGCAGGAGCACGACGAGGACGAATCCGGCGATGGCGATGAGGAACTTCTTGAACATGGGAGGCGTGGTTTGAGTGATGGTATTTTAGAAATCAGGCGTGGGCGGGGCTGGCGGCGGTCTCGGACCGGAGCACGGCGGCGTGCTGCTGGATCTTGACCAGCAGGCTGACCAGCGTCTTGCGCTCGGCCTCGCTCAACGTGCTCATGACGGCCGCGACGATGCGGAAGTGGCCGGGCAGGAACTCCTGGAGAAACTGTTCGCCCTTGGCGGTGAGCTTCACGGAGAGCATCCGGCGGTCGGACGGGTCCGGCTCGCGCAGCACGTAGCCGTCGCGCTCCAGGGTGTCGATCAGCCCGGTCATGGTGGCGCGGGTGACGCCGGCGGCGTCGGCGAGCTCGGCGGGGGTGCGCGGGCCATTGTCACACACCTCGGCGCCGAGCAGTTTGGCCGCGCGCGGCTGACAACTGCGCCAGAGCAGCATCAGCACGCCGAAGCGCCCTTGCGAAATGTGGAAGGAACTGAGGTGCGACTCGGTGACACCAAAGGCCTCGTCGCCCGTGCGGAGCAGATGGAGGAAAGCCTCGGCCGCCGAAGGATCCAAATCAGGGAATTCCCTAGAGGCCTCGAGGAGGCACTCGTAGCGGGGCAGGTCTTTGAGGAGGAGATGCGGCATGATCAGGTCGAAAAGGTGGCTATCAGGAGGCTGACTATTAGCCTCCTAATCAATCCTGCAAGCTGAGTTTTGCGTCATTTGCGTTACAGTTCAGGGTAGAAAAACAAAACAGCCGGCCCGAAGGCCGGCTGAAAGAGGGCGTTGAGACGCCCGTCGATTAATTCTCTTGGTATTGGTTTAGAGGGACTTAGCCGCAGCCACCACCGCTTCGGTGGTGATGCCGAGTTCCTTCATGGCCGTGTTGCCGGGGGCGCTAAGCCCGAAGCGGTCGATGCCGATGACCTTGCCGTCGAGACCGACGTACTTGCTCCAGAGGCCCGTGACACCGGCCTCGATCGCGACGCGCTTGCGGCAGGACGTGGGCAGCACGGATTCGCGGTATTCCTTGGATTGGGCGTCAAACCGCAAGAAGGACGGGATCGAAACGACACGCACGCCGGTGCCGAGCTGCTGGGCCGCGGCGATCGCCCACTGGAGCTCGGAGCCGGCCGAGATCAGGATGTGGGTGAGATCGGTCGATTCCTTGACGGCGATGTAGCCGCCCTTGAGCACGCCCTCGCGGCGCGTTTGCACGGGGATCCCGTTCAACATGGGCACGGCTTGGCGTGTGAGCGACAGCAGCGTCGGGCCGTCCTGGCGCTCGAGCGCGGCGGCGAAAGCCCCGGCGGTCTCCTCCGGATCGGCCGGGCGGATGACGTCCAGGTTGGGAATCACGCGCAGGCCGGTGACGGTCTCGACCGGCTGGTGCGTGGGGCCGTCCTCCCCCACCCCGATGGAATCGTGGGTATAAATATAGAGGACGGGCAGCTTCGAGAGCGCGGCGATGCGCATCGAGGGACGCGAGTAGTCGGCGAACACCAGGAAGGTCGCGCACGAGGTGCGGAAGATGCCGTCGTAGGCCACGCCGTTGTTGATGGCGGCCATGCCGTGCTCGCGGATGCCGTAGCGGAGGTTGCGGCCGGACCGGTTGGTTTTCTCAAAATCCTTGTCGGCGGCGATGTAGTTGAGCGTCGAGCCGTGCAGGTCGGCGGAACCGGAGATGAGCAGCGGCAGCGCGGCGGCCACGGGCTGCAGGACGTCCTTGCCGGCCGCGCGGGTGGCGAGCTTGGCGTCGGCGGCAAAGGCCGGGATCTTCGCGAGCAAGTCGGTGGCGCTGAGGCGGTCGTTGCGCGAGTCGAGAAGCGCGGCCTTGTCGGGGTTGGCGGTGCGCCAGGCCTCGTAGGTCTTGCGCCACTTCGCGTAGGCGCGCTTGAGGCGCTTCTTGTGGCCGGCGAAATACTCGCGGACCTCGGGGCTAACGTAGAAGTGCTCCGCGGGCAGGCCGAGGCCGGCGCGAGCGGCGTCGGCGAACTTCGCCCCACCCTCGCCGTGGCCCTTCGAGGTGCCCTGCACCTCGGGAATGCCCTTGCCGATGATCGTCTTGGCAATGATCAGCTGCGGCTTGCCGGTCTTGGCCTTCTTGGCCTTGGCCACGGCCTTGGCGATGGCGGCGAGATCGTGGCCGTCGGCCAGCGTTTGCACGTCCCAGCCGATGGACTTGAAGCGCGCGGCGGTGTTTTCGCCCTGGGTCTTGTCCGCCATGGCGTCGAGGGTGACGTCATTCGAGTCGTAGATGAGGATGAGGTTGTCGAGGCCCTGGTGGCCGGCGAAGGCGACGGCCTCCATCGCGACGCCTTCCTGCATGCAACCGTCGCCGGCGAGGACGATGACGTGGTGGTCGAAGAGGACGTGCTCGGCGGTGTTGAAGCGCGCCTCGGCCATCTTGCCGGAGAGCGCCAGGCCCACGCCGTTGCCGATCCCCTGACCGAGCGGGCCGGTGGTGCACTCGACGCCGGGGGTCTCATGGAATTCCGGATGGCCGGGCGTTTTGCTGTGCAGGACGCGGAAGTTTTTCACCTCCTCCAGCGACAGGTCGTAGCCGCTGAGGTGGAGCCAGCTGTAGAGGAACATGGAGCCGTGGCCGGCGGAGAGGACGAAGCGGTCGCGGTTCAGCCAGCGGGGCTCGTCGGGGTTGTGGACCAGCGCGTGGCCATAGAGGACGGCGCCGATCTCGGCGGCGCCGAGGGGCAGACCCAGGTGGCCGGAGGAGCATTTGTGCACGGCATCGATGGCGAGGCCGCGGGCTTGGGCGGAGGCTTGGGCGAGAATCTCAGGATGGAGTTTCATTGAGGAAAGGGGTCGGTTGGCGGGGGACGGGGAGTGAACCAGCGGCCGGAAGCCGCTGCAAAGCTCATTTTTAGGCATAAAAAAAGCGAGCCCGCGGGCTCGCTCTTGTTCACTCTATAGACGCCGGGCGTCAGGCCTTGGCCTCGTCGTAGCGCTTTTCCTTCACGGCCATGGCGGCCTTGCCGGTGCGGTCGCGGAGATAATAGAGGCGGGCCCGGCCGTTCTCGGCGTTCTTCTCCACCTCGATCTTCTCGACGTTGGGGGAGTTGACGGGAAACACCTTCTCCACGCCCTCGCCGTAGCTGATGCGGCGCACGGTGAAAGTCTCGTGGATGCCGCTGCCCTTGTGGGCGATGACGACACCGGCGAAAATCTGGGTCCGCTCCTTGTCACCCTCGCGCACCTTGGTGTGCACACGGACGCCGTCGCCGACCTTGAAGGGGGCAGTGGCAGTTTTCACCTGAGCGGCGGTGATGTCTTTGATGATCTGGTTCATGGCTGTTTTTTTAGTAAATCGGGACGAAACTTGGCGGTCTTTTCCAACTGCTGCGCGTGCCGCCACTTCTCGATTTCGCCGTGGTTGCCCTGGAGGAGCACTTCCGGAACGGACAGGCCGCGGTAAACGGCGGGACGCGTGTAATTGGGAAAGTCGAGCAAGTTGCGGGTGAAACTTTCGCTGGTCAACGACTTTTCTTCACCGAGCACACCGGGAATGAAACGGGCCAGCGCATCGATCACCACGGCGGCCGCCAGCGTGCCGTTGGTGAGCACATAATCACCGATGCTGATCTCCTCGTCGATGACCGTGTCCCGGATGCGCTGGTCGATCCCCTCGTAGTGGCCGCTCAGCAGGATAAGATGTTGTTGCTTCGAGAGCTCCTCGGCCTTGGCGGTCGTAAAAGGCACGCCGTCCGGGGTCAGGTAGATGCGCCGGCAGCCCGGGGACTGCAGTGCCTCGATCGCCGCACAGATCGGCTCGCATTTCATGACCATGCCCGCCCCACCCCCGAACGGACGGTCGTCGGTCGTCCGGTGCTTGTCCGTCGCCCAGTCGCGCGTGTTGTGGACGTTGATCTCGAGGAGCTTC is from Lacunisphaera limnophila and encodes:
- a CDS encoding MarR family winged helix-turn-helix transcriptional regulator, coding for MPHLLLKDLPRYECLLEASREFPDLDPSAAEAFLHLLRTGDEAFGVTESHLSSFHISQGRFGVLMLLWRSCQPRAAKLLGAEVCDNGPRTPAELADAAGVTRATMTGLIDTLERDGYVLREPDPSDRRMLSVKLTAKGEQFLQEFLPGHFRIVAAVMSTLSEAERKTLVSLLVKIQQHAAVLRSETAASPAHA
- the tkt gene encoding transketolase is translated as MKLHPEILAQASAQARGLAIDAVHKCSSGHLGLPLGAAEIGAVLYGHALVHNPDEPRWLNRDRFVLSAGHGSMFLYSWLHLSGYDLSLEEVKNFRVLHSKTPGHPEFHETPGVECTTGPLGQGIGNGVGLALSGKMAEARFNTAEHVLFDHHVIVLAGDGCMQEGVAMEAVAFAGHQGLDNLILIYDSNDVTLDAMADKTQGENTAARFKSIGWDVQTLADGHDLAAIAKAVAKAKKAKTGKPQLIIAKTIIGKGIPEVQGTSKGHGEGGAKFADAARAGLGLPAEHFYVSPEVREYFAGHKKRLKRAYAKWRKTYEAWRTANPDKAALLDSRNDRLSATDLLAKIPAFAADAKLATRAAGKDVLQPVAAALPLLISGSADLHGSTLNYIAADKDFEKTNRSGRNLRYGIREHGMAAINNGVAYDGIFRTSCATFLVFADYSRPSMRIAALSKLPVLYIYTHDSIGVGEDGPTHQPVETVTGLRVIPNLDVIRPADPEETAGAFAAALERQDGPTLLSLTRQAVPMLNGIPVQTRREGVLKGGYIAVKESTDLTHILISAGSELQWAIAAAQQLGTGVRVVSIPSFLRFDAQSKEYRESVLPTSCRKRVAIEAGVTGLWSKYVGLDGKVIGIDRFGLSAPGNTAMKELGITTEAVVAAAKSL
- the rplS gene encoding 50S ribosomal protein L19, with amino-acid sequence MNQIIKDITAAQVKTATAPFKVGDGVRVHTKVREGDKERTQIFAGVVIAHKGSGIHETFTVRRISYGEGVEKVFPVNSPNVEKIEVEKNAENGRARLYYLRDRTGKAAMAVKEKRYDEAKA
- the trmD gene encoding tRNA (guanosine(37)-N1)-methyltransferase TrmD, coding for MRVDVLTLFPGMLEGFLSESMLGRAREAKLLEINVHNTRDWATDKHRTTDDRPFGGGAGMVMKCEPICAAIEALQSPGCRRIYLTPDGVPFTTAKAEELSKQQHLILLSGHYEGIDQRIRDTVIDEEISIGDYVLTNGTLAAAVVIDALARFIPGVLGEEKSLTSESFTRNLLDFPNYTRPAVYRGLSVPEVLLQGNHGEIEKWRHAQQLEKTAKFRPDLLKKQP